The proteins below come from a single Tribolium castaneum strain GA2 chromosome 9, icTriCast1.1, whole genome shotgun sequence genomic window:
- the LOC663971 gene encoding putative helicase mov-10-B.1: MFSQGLASAQKFALYLYNNNHLDKNFSIEKEHAKKLYNEKFKGENKIKFGTVFHFTVNMLVWQKNLDVMFYNKNKLLKLLNKEAQIDTRLKSNNVKKKTVVSQNLSFNKQQPEEILLSPQECKLCNVKFDKQNKLEDHVNKKEHTFSDSLKKALKERKEVLLEFAVDGSPILNNLIIRKNVSKTFVLTINNPSKNSVKITKIGTKDNVEQVNFNHSCPYDLPALQKIQLELLIRNTTVTNMLYFPILLTVETVRGIHQYAIELVFHTHDEFFDDLHPVEPFKRATKPVFEEFVQEIDKGERPNIFPQRKLKVSLNNYRLPFDIIACLNAGLKEFPGMSSAQRGQLLYLKSLLNVDNKQNCLTPRNYTKMLDMLLYFEEHQMVKNIKDYDREDQILKKAAGGLFELEVPGLAEHRPSVVFGDAVYIRENKKSTTLFEGFVHKVKESSVLLKFSHRFATDIFVNGKKFYVSFTFNRYPIRVEHQAVDFCRIDNVAHLLFPSKIPNSPISSAPLVWFNRDIEGNPHQQQAVRAVLQKTAMPAPYLIFGPPGTGKTMTVVESVKQIYKNGNEKILICTPSNNAANEVTKRLINTIPATDLFRYIAPSFPNHLIPKEIKKYINFPGGNYTLPTIEQFTKYRIVITTLTSAAKLVNGGCPGDHFSYVFIDESGQATETESLVAIAGILTSQAKQGVFSGQIVLAGDPRQLGPVIHSTLAKEYGFGTSMLERLMDTCVCYQKNANSKKYNPSALTKLVKNYRSHKVIIDQPNKLFYDDELESAGDNLINAALNWEHLPNRQFPLIFHSVVGIDQREKTSPSFFNIQEVQIVMDYLNKLIGCKMQGISINEDHIGVVTPYKKQAEKIRHSCLKKKYSESLMVGTVEQFQGQEKLIIIISTVRSKSDLIKFDLKFHLGFLNNPKRFNVAITRAKALLIIVGNPNILQHDNYWRSMISYCENNNALIGDKFVFDNSGATKMDDLIRQAQVMTITDGPSLEERPNFSRGNV; encoded by the exons ATGTTTTCCCAAG gTTTAGCTTCCgcccaaaaatttgctttgtaCCTTTACAACAACAATCACCTtgataagaatttttctattgaGAAGGAACACGCTAAAAAGCTTTACAATGAGAAATTCAAaggtgaaaataaaataaaatttggcaCCGTATTTCATTTCACCGTCAATATGCTTGTTTGGCAAAAAAATCTCGATGTTatgttttataacaaaaataaattgctaaaattgttaaacaaagaAGCACAAATTG ACACACGTCTGAAAAGTAATaatgttaagaaaaaaacagttGTTAGTCAAAATCTTTCTTTCAACAAACAACAACCTGAAGAAATTCTGTTGTCTCCACAAGAATGCAAACTGTGTAATGTGAAATTTGATAAACAGAACAAACTTGAGGACCACGTTAATAAGAAGGAACACACCTTTTCCGATTCGCTCAAAAAGGCTC TAAAAGAACGTAAAGAAGTACTGCTTGAGTTTGCCGTTGACGGTTCCCCAATCTTGAACAACTTAATCATCCGTAAAAATGTCTCAAAAACGTTCGTCTTAACAATAAACAACCCAAGCAAAAACTCcgtaaaaattacaaagattGGCACCAAAGACAACGTGGAACAAGTGAATTTTAACCACTCGTGCCCTTACGACCTACCAGCTCTCCAAAAGATACAACTGGAATTATTAATTCGTAATACAACAGTTACGAATATGTTGTATTTTCCTATTTTACTCACTGTCGAGACTGTCAGAGGAATTCACCAGTACGCTATCGAATTG GTCTTTCATACACACGACGAATTTTTTGATGACTTGCATCCAGTTGAACCTTTCAAGCGCGCCACTAAACCCGTTTTCGAGGAGTTTGTCCAGGAAATAGACAAAGGTGAACGACCAAATATTTTCCCGCAGAGAAAACTCAAAGTGTCCTTAAATAATTATCGTTTGCCTTTTGATATTATCGCTTGTTTAAATGCGGGGTTGAAAGAATTCCCCGGAATGTCTTCTGCACAGCGCGGACAGTTACTTTATTTGAA GAGTTTGCTCAATGTtgataacaaacaaaattgctTGACACCGCGAAATTACACGAAAATGTTAGACATGCTTCTCTATTTTGAAGAACACCAAATGGTGAAAAACATCAAGGATTACGACCGAGAGGACCAGATTTTGAAGAAAGCTGCAGGCGGCTTGTTTGAACTTGAG GTCCCCGGTCTTGCGGAGCATCGCCCGTCTGTTGTTTTCGGCGACGCTGTTTATATCAGAGAGAACAAGAAAAGTACAACACTGTTTGAAGGATTCGTGCACAAAGTTAAAGAatcaagcgttttattaaaattttcccaccGTTTTGCTACCGACATTTTCGTAAACGGGAAAAAATTCTACGTCAGTTTTACCTTCAACCGTTACCCGATAAGGGTCGAGCATCAGGCTGTCGATTTTTGCCGCATTGATAACGTCGCCCATTTGCTGTTTCCCTCCAAAATCCCCAACTCGCCCATTTCTAGCGCTCCTCTTGTTTGGTTTAATCGGGACATTGAGGGAAACCCCCACCAACAGCAAGCAGTGCGCgctgttttacaaaaaacagcAATGCCCGCCCCTTACTTAATTTTCGGACCGCCTGGAACCGGTAAAACCATGACGGTGGTGGAATCGGtgaaacaaatttataaaaatggcaacgagaaaattttgatttgcaCTCCTTCAAACAACGCAGCGAATGAAGTGACCAAGCGTTTGATTAACACAATTCCGGCCACTGATCTCTTCCGATACATTGCTCCCAGTTTTCCTAACCACCTAATACCCAAAGAAATCAAAAAGTATATCAATTTTCCGGGAGGTAACTACACCTTGCCCACGATCGAACAATTTACAAAGTATCGAATTGTGATCACAACACTGACTTCAGCTGCGAAATTAGTCAACGGGGGCTGTCCGGGGGACCATTTCAGTTATGTGTTTATTGATGAAAGTGGGCAAGCTACCGAAACTGAAAGTTTGGTGGCTATAGCTGGAATTTTGACGAGTCAGGCGAAACAGGGAGTTTTTTCGGGGCAAATTGTTTTGGCGGGGGATCCCAGACAACTTGGGCCAGTGATTCACTCAACTTTAGCCAAAGAATATGGTTTCG GCACTTCCATGTTGGAACGTTTGATGGACACCTGTGTTTGTTACCAAAAAAATGCTAACTCAAAGAAGTACAATCCGAGCGCTTTGACCAAACTCGTGAAGAACTATCGGTCCCATAAAGTCATTATAGACCAACCGAATAAGTTGTTTTATGACGATGAATTAGAATCGGCGGGTGATAATTTGATAAATGCGGCCTTGAACTGGGAGCATTTGCCCAATCGTCAATTCCCGTTGATTTTTCACAGCGTCGTGGGAATAGACCAACGTGAGAAAACATCACCCAGTTTTTTCAacattcaagaagttcaaatcGTTATGGATTACTTGAATAAGTTGATCGGTTGTAAAATGCAAGGTATTTCGATCAACGAAGACCATATTGGGGTCGTAACACCGTACAAAAAACAAGCCGAGAAAATAAGACACTCctgtttgaagaaaaaatatagcGAAAGTTTAATGGTGGGGACTGTTGAACAGTTTCAGGGCCAAGAAAAACTGATCATTATTATATCAACTGTCAGATCCAAGTCGGACCTGATCAAGTTTGATCTTAAATTCCACTTAGGGTTTTTGAACAATCCAAAG CGTTTCAACGTTGCCATAACTCGGGCCAAAGCTTTGTTAATTATCGTCGGAAACCCCAATATTTTGCAACACGACAATTACTGGAGGAGCATGATTTCGTACTGCGAGAACAATAATGCTTTAATTGGcgataaatttgtttttgataactCGGGTGCCACAAAAATGGATGACTTAATTCGTCAAGCACAAGTCATGACAATTACCG ATGGGCCAAGTCTTGAAGAACGTCCAAACTTTTCCAGAGGCAATGTTTAA
- the LOC663983 gene encoding nose resistant to fluoxetine protein 6, with the protein MSKMWLSASILFFLVLGAQCQSFIEILQNSSLLLTPKCEQQLGEYLANLSLNETSWALQMLDATSKIPSGILSLNFGEMGDFDQCINVKTTTNTGIILGKYCLGFISINEKNDQKQLETGSLGDLDGVKITQVMPTWALCLPNGCSTNDTNAIGNALFSSVFGQQIGITFTDSLCQTINEVKPDLTSGAIVTIVVLVLLAAMVLVSTICDIYYVFYGHRTCPLILKGFSAYSNGQKIFKMTASTPDQLPCLNGLKFISMMWVVAGHQYSIPMNGSITNTKQLMEWANSLYSMFLVSGTLSVDTFFTIGGTLMMYGFMKAKHKKVPFNLFLYYLHRYLRLTAPFALVVLVSATLLKYLGSGPKWPFLELYFQKNCQNYWWSALLYVQNYVNVSEMCVGQTWYLNIDMQLYVISPLVFFALWKYPRICLPFLLLCVLALTGVGFYEAWDNELPAILSNFYGNSNDYQTKYYLLTHTRSGPWVIGVVLGYFIFKIKQNEISLRPNKVVVFVSWGVCLGTLLACVLGGHSTLRGKDYDKWGNAIHIALVRPIWSLAISWIILACTTCHGGPINWFLSLPIYQVLNRFTYSIYLTHVTLLYVIAYGKKWPDYFGDFNMAYEFWGTLWVSTGLSVLLVLMTESPIIIIEKLIFGNVGKKKQQKQDLEKGIENAAFEK; encoded by the exons ATGAGCAAAATGTGGCTTAGCGCGTCGATATTGTTTTTCTTGGTGCTGGGCGCACAGTGTCAGTCCttcattgaaattttgcaaaattcgtcTTTGTTACTTACACCGAAATGTGAGCAACAACTTGGGGAATATTTGGCTAATTTGAGTCTAAATGAGACTTCATGGGCACTGCAAA TGTTGGACGCTACGTCAAAAATACCATCAGGGATTCTCTCACTGAATTTTGGCGAAATGGGCGATTTTGACCAATGCATCAATGTCAAAACCACCACAAACACGGGTATTATCCTTGGTAAATACTGTTTGGGATTTATCTCAATTAACGagaaaaatgaccaaaaacaGCTTGAAACTGGCTCTCTTGGAGACCTCGATGgcgtaaaaataacacaagttATGCCCACATGGGCACTGTGTTTACCAAACGGGTGTTCTACGAATGACACTAATGCAATCGGTAACGCTTTATTCAGTTCAGTATTTGGCCAACAAATTGGAATCACTTTCACTGACTCTCTTTGCCAAACAATTAACGAAGTTAAACCCGATCTCACTTCTGGAGCGATTGTGACAAT AGTTGTTCTAGTTTTGTTGGCCGCCATGGTCCTCGTATCAACAATCTGTGATATTTACTACGTATTTTATGGTCACA GAACGTGTCCATTGATTTTAAAAGGCTTTTCGGCTTATAGCAAcggtcaaaaaatattcaaaatgaCTGCTTCCACCCCCGACCAACTTCCATGCCTGAAtggtttaaaattcattagcATGATGTGGGTTGTGGCAGGTCATCAGTATTCAATACCCATGAATGGTTCAATCACCAACACTAAACAGTTAATGGAATGGGCAAACTCGCTGTACAGCATGTTCCTGGTTAGTGGGACTTTATCAGTAGATACGTTCTTCACAATCGGTGGCACTTTAATGATGTACGGATTTATGAAAGCCAAGCACAAAAAAGTCCCTTTCAATTTATTTCTGTACTACCTCCATCGATACCTCAG GTTAACCGCCCCGTTTGCTTTGGTGGTACTAGTCAGCGCAACTCTTTTGAAGTACTTAGGGTCGGGGCCAAAGTGGCCCTTCCTTGAGctatatttccaaaaaaattgtcaaaattactGGTGGTCGGCCCTTCTCTACGTCCAAAACTACGTCAACGTATCGGAAATG tgtGTTGGGCAAACATGGTACCTCAACATTGACATGCAACTGTACGTTATTTCGCCACTGGTGTTTTTTGCGCTATGGAAATATCCGCGTATCTGTTTACCATTTCTCTTATTATGCGTTTTGGCATTGACGGGAGTAGGTTTTTACGAAGCGTGGGATAACGAACTGCCGgcgattttatcaaatttttatgg CAATTCTAATGACTATCAAACCAAGTACTACCTCTTAACCCACACGAGATCGGGTCCATGGGTCATTGGTGTGGTCTTGggctattttattttcaaaattaaacaaaacgaAATTTCTTTGAGACCCAACAAAGTTGTGGTTTTTGTTTCATGGGGTGTGTGTCTAGGGACGCTGCTTGCTTGCGTGTTAGGGGGGCATAGTACCCTCCGTGGGAAGGATTACGACAAGTGGGGTAATGCTATTCATATAGCACTAGTACGACCAATTTGGTCGCTTGCCATTTCGTGGATTATTTTAGCTTGTACTACCTGTCATGGAG gacCAATTAACTGGTTTCTTTCACTTCCGATTTATCAAGTACTTAACCGTTTCACATATAGCATATACCTAACTCACGTGACGTTATTATATGTGATAGCATATGGTAAAAAATGGCCGGATTATTTCGGTGATTTTAATATG gcgtacgaattttgggggaCTCTTTGGGTTAGTACCGGACTTTCCGTTCTATTGGTTTTGATGACTGAATCCccgataataataatagaaaaactCATATTTG GGAACGTGGGTaagaaaaaacagcaaaaacaagATTTAGAAAAAGGAATCGAGAATGcggcgtttgaaaaataa
- the LOC100142206 gene encoding nose resistant to fluoxetine protein 6-like, producing the protein MIDATAKVPSGILYLNLEVLGDFEECINIRTQTAKAGVILGKYCLGRIIIKNDTEAMSLLEAGPEGRFFTSKMIVVKVPTWALCLPNKCTADDAGIIGNALINTDTLIEDTGIAVEFMEPLCQTVNEAYPDLTTKAIITITVLVLLFGIVFLSTIYDLYCIFYGKKSCPKLIEGFSIYTNGQKIFRMVAPTADHLPCLNGLRCISMLWVVYSHQYQFEINNIIAHSKDIIDWANSLQSMILVGGSYSVDTFLTIGGVLMSYGFMKAKTKKIQFNLFFYYLHRYLRLTLPLAVIVLIQTNLYKYLVSGPSVPIVTEIFQKHCEDHWWSALLYVQNYFHVSNMCIPQTWYLCIDMQLYAISPIIFFLLWKHPKVCITLLCGISVAITAASFYVAWQNQLTALLSNFYGNFREYLHKYYFLTHLRATPWIIGIILGYYLFKIKQNNTQIKMSKTVVGLMWVVCTAIINVCVFGGHNTLQSPDYDKWGNALHIALVRPVWALAISWIIFACTINYGGPINWILSLPIYQVINRFTYGIYLGHVIFLSVYVGNRKYPGYFSTFNMLYEFWGTLCFGVVFAVVLVFTTEYPIAALEKYLLGGFCVIRKSAKLQITQPQEKHKN; encoded by the exons A tGATTGACGCGACGGCAAAAGTTCCGTCCGGAATCCTTTACCTAAATCTTGAAGTTTTGGGTGATTTTGAGGAGTGTATAAACATTCGGACCCAAACGGCTAAAGCTGGGGTTATCCTGGGGAAATATTGCTTGGGACGTATCATAATTAAGAACGATACTGAAGCCATGagt CTTTTGGAAGCTGGACCAGAAGGAAGATTTTTTACTAGCAAAATGATAGTTGTCAAAGTACCGACTTGGGCTTTATGTCTCCCTAACAAATGCACAGCTGACGATGCTGGAATTATTGGAAACGCTCTTATAAACACGGATACTCTGATCGAAGATACAGGGATTGCAGTTGAATTTATGGAACCGTTGTGCCAAACTGTTAATGAAGCTTACCCAGACCTCACAACTAAAGCAATAATAACGAT aacgGTTTTGGTACTTCTGTTTGGTATAGTTTTCCTATCAACCATCTACGATCTTTATTGCATTTTCTATGGCAAAA AGTCGTGTCCCAAGCTAATCGAAGGTTTTTCTATTTACACAAACGGCCAAAAGATTTTCCGAATGGTTGCGCCTACTGCTGACCACTTACCGTGTCTCAACGGTTTAAGATGTATCAGTATGTTGTGGGTTGTTTACTCGCACCAGTAtcagtttgaaataaacaatatCATTGCTCATTCCAAAGACATAATAGACTGGGCAAATAGCTTACAAAGTATGATTCTGGTTGGAGGATCTTACTCTGTTGATACTTTCCTAACAATAGGAGGTGTGCTAATGTCTTATGGATTTATGAAAGCAAAAACGAAAAAGATccaatttaacttatttttctaCTATCTCCACAGATATTTACG ATTAACTCTACCTCTTGCCGTGATTGTGTTAATTCAAACGAATCTTTACAAATACTTAGTCAGTGGGCCATCAGTGCCAATTGTGACTGAGATATTCCAAAAACATTGCGAAGATCACTGGTGGTCAGCCCTTCTCTATGTGCAAAATTACTTCCACGTTTCAAATATG TGCATTCCCCAAACTTGGTATCTCTGCATCGACATGCAACTCTACGCAATCTCGCCAATTATATTCTTCCTTTTGTGGAAACATCCAAAAGTTTGTATTACGCTCCTGTGTGGTATTAGTGTTGCGATTACAGCAGCAAGTTTTTACGTAGCCTGGCAAAACCAATTAACTGcgctcctatcaaatttttacgG CAACTTTCGTGAATATTTGCACAAGTACTATTTCCTAACGCATTTGAGGGCCACGCCGTGGATAATTGGCATAATCCTGGGATATTAtctcttcaaaattaaacagaataacactcaaataaaaatgagtaaaacaGTTGTTGGTCTTATGTGGGTTGTTTGCACGGCAATAATAAACGTTTGTGTGTTCGGAGGGCATAACACTCTTCAAAGCCCAGATTATGACAAGTGGGGTAATGCCCTCCATATAGCACTAGTACGACCAGTGTGGGCGCTTGCGATTTCTTGGATAATTTTTGCCTGCACTATCAATTACGGAG gtCCCATCAATTGGATTCTCTCACTGCCCATTTACCAAGTAATTAATAGGTTTACTTATGGTATTTATCTAGGACATGTGATTTTTCTCAGTGTGTATGTTGGTAACAGAAAATATCCAGGCTACTTTAGTACTTTCAATATG ttatacgaattttggggTACTTTGTGCTTTGGGGTCGTATTTGCAGTTGTGCTTGTGTTCACAACAGAGTATCCAATCGCAGCATTGGAAAAATATCTATTag GTGGCTTTTGCGTAATACGTAAGTCTGCAAAGCTGCAAATAACACAACCACAGGAAAAGCACAAAAATTGA
- the LOC135265244 gene encoding nose resistant to fluoxetine protein 6-like, producing the protein MMGKYCLGLLGVQNNTKLDKLVADGPVANFFTGNGVVTKIPLWALCLPNGCTSDDANVVGNALFSAIIKFEEVAVNFTETSCQTINEVYPELTTNAIVTIIILAILVCIVFVTTLYDLYCTFWSKSFCPQLVQGFSIYTNGRKIFKITPPTLDQMPCLNGLRCMSMLWVVYLHHYQILMNDTLTNARHIVEWSDSLSSMFVASASLSVDTFLVISGVLMSYGFIKSKTRNVRFNLVSYYLHRYLRLTAPLVVVVLVLKNLYNYLGNGPKMPTLCEIFQKPCEKYWWTALLHVQNYVNVSEMCLEETWYLSIDFQLFLISPIIFIALWKYPKGCVATLCGCIIATVGTSFYTAWENHLVALVSNFYGNFKDYMHEYYFLTHLRAAPWMIGVILGYYLFKIKQKSTQIKINKIIVFIMWVVCIGVMLACILGGHNTLRSKQYNRWGNSLHIALVRPVWSLAISWIIFACTADYGGPINWILSLPVYQVLNKFTYSMYLVHVVVLSVVIGNRKYPDHFSQLNMLYEYAGTICFSAVFAIILVFMAEYPTIAIEKCLLESFAKNRKLSKVETKVEIDGKLNNTVSISSIERPILFVS; encoded by the exons ATGATGGGAAAATATTGCTTGGGACTTTTAGGAGTtcaaaacaatacaaaactGGACAAA CTGGTGGCGGATGGTCCAGTGGCTAATTTTTTCACTGGTAATGGGGTAGTGACCAAAATACCACTTTGGGCCCTTTGTTTACCAAACGGGTGTACTTCTGACGATGCTAACGTTGTCGGAAACGCGTTATTCAGTGcgataataaaatttgaagagGTTGCTGTTAATTTTACTGAAACGTCTTGCCAAACAATCAATGAAGTTTATCCCGAACTGACCACTAACGCAATTgtcacaattattattttagcgATTTTGGTTTGCATTGTCTTCGTAACGACTTTGTACGACCTTTATTGCACGTTTTGGAGTAAAA GTTTTTGTCCACAGTTAGTCCAAGGCTTTTCTATCTACACGAATGgccgaaaaatatttaaaattactccACCCACACTTGACCAAATGCCATGTCTAAACGGTCTCAGATGTATGAGTATGCTATGGGTGGTGTACCTCCATCATTATCAAATCCTAATGAATGATACACTAACAAATGCGAGACACATTGTTGAATGGTCCGACTCTCTAAGCAGCATGTTTGTAGCGAGTGCAAGTTTATCGGTAGACACGTTTCTTGTAATTAGCGGCGTGTTGATGTCTTATGGATTTATCAAATCGAAAACCCGAAATGTTCGTTTTAATTTAGTCTCCTATTATCTTCACAGATATTTAAGATTAACAGCACCACTTGTAGTGGTTGTacttgtattaaaaaatttgtacaatTATCTAGGCAATGGGCCTAAAATGCCCACACTGTGTGAAATATTCCAAAAACCTTGCGAAAAGTATTGGTGGACGGCCCTCCTCCACGTACAAAACTATGTCAACGTTTCAGAAATG TGTCTTGAAGAGACCTGGTATCTCAGTATCGACTTCCAACTCTTTCTAATATCGCCAATAATATTTATCGCTTTGTGGAAATATCCTAAAGGGTGTGTTGCGACTTTGTGTGGCTGTATCATTGCCACGGTGGGAACATCTTTCTATACAGCATGGGAAAACCATTTAGTTGCACTCGTGTCAAATTTTTATGG taattttaaGGACTATATGCACGAGTACTACTTCCTAACACATTTGAGAGCCGCTCCGTGGATGATTGGAGTAATTTTGGGCTactatttattcaaaatcaaACAGAAGAGCACCCaaatcaaaatcaataaaattattgtttttatcatGTGGGTGGTGTGTATTGGGGTGATGTTAGCTTGTATACTAGGAGGGCATAACACTCTTCGAAGTAAACAATACAACAGGTGGGGTAATTCTCTTCATATTGCATTAGTACGGCCGGTGTGGTCATTGGCTATTTCTTGGATTATTTTTGCCTGCACTGCTGACTATGGAG gccCGATCAATTGGATTCTCTCGTTACCTGTGTATcaagttttaaacaaattcacataCTCGATGTATCTAGTACACGTGGTTGTGCTCAGTGTAGTTATTGGTAATAGAAAATATCCAGACCATTTTAGTCAACTCAACATg TTGTACGAGTACGCGGGTACAATTTGTTTTAGTGCCGTTTTTGccataattttggtttttatggcTGAATATCCAACGATAGCcattgaaaaatgtttgttaG aaaGTTTTGCAAAGAACAGGAAATTGTCAAAGGTCGAAACTAAAGTTGAAATAGAT GGAAAATTGAATAACACCGTCTCGATATCATCCATTGAAAGaccaattttgtttgtttcctAA
- the LOC100141787 gene encoding nose resistant to fluoxetine protein 6-like, with translation MWRRVLILFLATQSAWGELSPFVNLLEKVVLSVSPKCLLQLEDMFANFSLNPNSVALQMVDATAKIPSGILSLNINALGDFDQCIKIRAGTMLGKYCLGRLVVQNNTKLDKLVADGPVANFFTGNGVVTKIPLWALCLPNGCTSDDANVIGNAFFSTIVKVEGVAVNFTETSCQTINEVYPELSTNAIVTIIILAILVCIVFVTTFYDLYCTFWSKSFCPQLVQGFSIYTNGRKIFKITPPTLDQMPCLNGLRCMSMLWVVYLHHYQILMNDTLTNARHIVEWSDSLSSMFVASASLSVDTFLVISGVLMSYGFIKSKNRNVRFNLISYYLHRYLRLTAPLVVVVLVLKNLYNYLGNGPKMPILCEIFQKPCKKHWWTALLYVQNYVNVSEMCLEETWYLSIDFQLFLISPIIFFALWKYPKGCVATLCGCIIATMGASFYTAWENHLVALVSNFYGNFKDYMHKYYFLTHLRAAPWMIGVILGYYLFKIKQKSTQIKINKIIVCIMWVVCIGVMLACILGGHNTLQSKQYNRWGNSLHIALVRPVWSLAISWIIFACTADYGGPINWILSLPVYQVLNKFTYSMYLVHVVVLSVVVGNRKYPDHFSQLNMWYEYAGTVCFSAVFAIILVFMAEYPMIAIEKCLLESFAKVVKLPKGETEVKMDGKLDDTVSISSIERPILFVS, from the exons ATGTGGCGAAGAGTTTTAATCCTATTTCTGGCGACGCAAAGTGCTTGGGGCGAACTAAGCCCTTTCGTGAACCTTCTCGAAAAAGTGGTGCTTTCCGTCTCGCCCAAATGTTTACTACAGTTAGAAGACATGTTTGCTAATTTTAGTTTGAACCCAAACTCGGTCGCATTGCAAA TGGTCGACGCTACTGCAAAAATTCCTTCCGGAATACtgtctttaaatattaacgcTTTAGGCGATTTCGACCAGTGCATAAAAATTAGGGCTGGGACTATGTTGGGAAAATATTGTTTGGGACGTTTAGTAGTtcaaaacaatacaaaactGGACAAA CTGGTGGCGGATGGTCCAGTGGCTAATTTTTTCACTGGTAATGGGGTAGTGACCAAAATACCACTTTGGGCCCTTTGTTTACCAAACGGGTGTACTTCTGACGATGCTAACGTTATCGGAAACGCGTTCTTCAGTACGATAGTAAAAGTTGAAGGGGTTGCTGTTAATTTTACTGAAACTTCTTGCCAAACAATCAATGAAGTTTATCCCGAACTGAGCACTAACGCAATTgtgacaattattattttagcgATTTTGGTTTGCATTGTCTTCGTAACGACTTTTTACGACCTTTACTGCACGTTTTGGAGTAAAA GTTTTTGTCCACAGTTAGTCCAAGGCTTTTCTATCTACACGAATGGccgcaaaatatttaaaattactccACCCACACTTGACCAAATGCCATGTCTAAATGGTCTAAGATGTATGAGTATGTTATGGGTTGTGTACCTCCATCATTATCAAATCCTAATGAATGATACACTAACAAATGCGAGACACATAGTTGAGTGGTCCGACTCTCTAAGCAGCATGTTTGTGGCCAGTGCTAGTTTATCGGTAGACACGTTTCTTGTAATTAGCGGCGTGTTGATGTCTTATGGATTTATCAAATCGAAAAACCGAAATgttcgttttaatttaatctccTATTATCTTCACAGATATTTAAGATTAACAGCACCACTTGTAGTGGTtgtattagtattaaaaaatctgtacAATTATCTAGGCAATGGGCCTAAAATGCCCATACTGTGCGAAATATTCCAAAAACCTTGCAAAAAGCATTGGTGGACGGCCCTTCTCTACGTACAAAACTATGTCAACGTTTCAGAAATG TGTCTTGAAGAGACCTGGTACCTCAGTATCGACTTTCAACTCTTTCTAATATCGCCAATAATATTTTTCGCATTGTGGAAATATCCTAAAGGGTGTGTCGCGACTTTGTGTGGCTGTATCATTGCCACTATGGGAGCATCTTTCTATACAGCATGGGAAAACCATTTAGTTGCACTCGTGTCAAATTTTTACGG taattttaaGGACTATATGCACAAGTACTACTTCCTAACACATTTGAGAGCCGCTCCGTGGATGATCGGAGTAATTTTGGGCTACTATCTATTCAAAATCAAACAGAAGAGCACCCaaatcaaaatcaataaaattattgtttgtaTCATGTGGGTGGTGTGTATTGGGGTGATGTTAGCTTGTATACTAGGAGGGCATAACACTCTTCAAAGTAAACAATACAACAGGTGGGGTAATTCTCTTCATATTGCATTAGTACGGCCGGTGTGGTCATTGGCAATTTCTTGGATTATTTTTGCCTGCACTGCTGACTATGGAG gccCGATCAATTGGATTCTCTCGTTACCTGTGTATcaagttttaaacaaattcacataCTCGATGTATCTAGTACACGTGGTTGTGCTCAGTGTAGTTGTTGGTAATAGAAAATATCCAGACCATTTTAGTCAACTCAACATg TGGTACGAGTACGCGGGTACAGTTTGTTTTAGTGCCGTTTTTGccataattttggtttttatggcCGAATATCCAATGATAGccattgaaaaatgtttattag aaagttttGCAAAGGTTGTGAAATTGCCAAAGGGCGAAACAGAAGTTAAAATGGAT GGAAAATTGGATGACACCGTCTCGATATCGTCCATTGAAAGACCAATTTTGTTTGTCTCTTAA